A window of Bacteroidales bacterium contains these coding sequences:
- a CDS encoding response regulator transcription factor encodes MDEKMKILLCEDDENLGMLLREYLQAKGYSADLCPDGECGYKAFIKDSYDLCILDVMMPKKDGFTLAQEIRVANSEIPIIFLTAKALKEDILEGFKIGADDYITKPFSMEELVLRIEAILRRVKGKKLKEATSYKLGNFTFDTQKQTLTIGENVTKLTTKESELLSLLCTHINDILERNFALKTIWIDDNYFNARSMDVYITKLRKLLKEDPQIEIINIHGKGYKLIVPEAEK; translated from the coding sequence ATGGATGAAAAAATGAAAATCTTACTATGCGAAGATGATGAGAATCTTGGTATGTTGTTAAGAGAGTATTTACAAGCAAAGGGTTATTCAGCTGATTTATGCCCCGATGGCGAGTGCGGATACAAGGCTTTTATTAAAGATAGTTACGACCTATGTATTTTAGACGTTATGATGCCTAAAAAAGATGGTTTTACTCTTGCACAAGAAATTAGAGTTGCTAACAGCGAAATACCTATTATATTCTTAACAGCAAAGGCTCTTAAAGAGGATATTCTTGAAGGCTTTAAGATTGGTGCTGACGACTACATTACCAAACCTTTCAGCATGGAAGAGCTGGTATTGAGAATTGAGGCTATTTTACGCCGCGTAAAAGGAAAGAAACTTAAAGAGGCTACAAGTTACAAATTGGGTAACTTTACATTTGATACCCAAAAACAGACTCTTACTATTGGTGAGAATGTTACTAAACTTACAACTAAAGAGTCGGAATTGCTATCTCTATTGTGTACTCACATTAACGATATTTTGGAGCGTAACTTTGCTTTGAAAACTATCTGGATTGATGATAACTACTTTAACGCTCGCAGTATGGATGTTTATATCACCAAACTTCGTAAGTTATTGAAAGAGGATCCTCAAATTGAGATTATCAATATTCACGGTAAGGGTTACAAACTTATTGTTCCTGAGGCTGAGAAATAG
- the mutL gene encoding DNA mismatch repair endonuclease MutL has translation MDIIQLLPDSVANQIAAGEVIQRPSSVVKELVENSIDAGATEITIIIKDAGRTLIQVIDNGKGMSCTDARLSFERHATSKIKSSSDLFTLNTMGFRGEALASIAAIAHVELRTRRAEDEVGTKLTIAASKVEGQEPISTPVGTNISVKDIFYNVPARRKFLKSNQVENSNISTELERIAIANPQISFTLNNNGVEVYKLHSSTLLQRIISLFGKTMNTQMLPINLTTTLATITGFVGKPENARKRGAQQLFYVNGRYMRHPYFHKAVMNAYDGLIPSGEMPNYVIKFEVDPATIDVNIHPTKTEIKFENEQHIWPMLSSAVKEALGKFSAVPSIDFDTEDAPEIPIFNSNAPVRQPQVSYTPGYNPFKYSGVNKVSNDWQKLYDNFETPSSVEEEITMHPQPTTQQRVGVEQELIPTETIPASVGNYMQIKGRYIATTIKSGLVLVDQHRAHTRILYEKYINNIDLNTQPVQKILFPEIIQLTPTQTEIMLAIESELLSVGFEISNLGSGSFSITGVPEGSEGLNYQDLLLKFIDIATETGTTDTTLFKKKMVQTLASSAAIPYGQALTAEEMEYLTQELFKLSEANYTPDGKPTLSCLTNEELEKRFK, from the coding sequence ATGGATATAATACAACTACTCCCTGATTCAGTAGCCAACCAAATAGCCGCAGGAGAGGTAATACAACGCCCCTCGTCAGTGGTAAAAGAGTTGGTCGAAAACTCAATCGATGCAGGAGCAACCGAAATAACCATAATAATAAAAGATGCAGGACGCACCCTGATACAAGTAATAGATAACGGAAAGGGAATGTCATGTACCGATGCACGATTATCGTTTGAGCGACATGCCACATCAAAAATAAAATCTTCATCCGATCTCTTTACCCTAAATACAATGGGATTTAGAGGCGAGGCATTAGCCTCAATAGCCGCCATAGCACACGTAGAGTTGCGTACCCGAAGAGCCGAAGACGAAGTAGGAACAAAACTAACAATAGCCGCATCAAAAGTAGAGGGGCAAGAGCCAATATCAACCCCGGTAGGAACAAATATAAGCGTAAAAGATATATTCTATAATGTACCTGCCCGACGTAAGTTTTTAAAATCAAATCAGGTTGAAAATAGCAATATATCAACTGAGTTAGAACGTATAGCAATAGCAAACCCTCAAATATCATTTACATTAAACAATAATGGGGTAGAGGTCTATAAGTTACATTCATCAACACTGTTGCAACGCATAATATCATTGTTTGGTAAAACAATGAATACACAAATGTTGCCAATCAACTTAACAACAACATTGGCAACAATAACAGGATTTGTAGGTAAACCCGAGAATGCACGTAAACGAGGAGCACAACAACTCTTCTATGTGAATGGTCGTTATATGCGACACCCATATTTTCACAAAGCGGTGATGAATGCCTATGACGGATTAATACCATCGGGAGAGATGCCAAACTATGTAATAAAATTTGAAGTTGATCCAGCAACAATAGATGTAAACATACATCCAACCAAGACCGAGATAAAATTTGAGAATGAGCAACATATATGGCCAATGTTATCTTCAGCGGTAAAAGAGGCATTAGGAAAATTCAGCGCAGTACCCTCAATCGATTTCGATACAGAAGATGCACCCGAAATACCGATATTTAACTCCAATGCACCAGTGCGTCAACCGCAGGTAAGTTATACTCCGGGATACAACCCATTTAAATATAGTGGAGTAAATAAGGTCTCAAATGATTGGCAAAAATTATATGACAATTTTGAGACGCCCTCTTCCGTAGAAGAGGAGATTACAATGCACCCTCAACCCACAACCCAACAAAGAGTAGGGGTGGAGCAAGAACTAATACCCACAGAAACAATCCCAGCATCGGTAGGTAACTATATGCAAATAAAGGGGCGTTATATAGCAACCACAATAAAATCGGGTTTGGTATTGGTTGATCAGCATAGAGCACATACACGTATATTGTATGAGAAATATATCAACAATATAGACTTAAATACACAACCGGTACAAAAAATACTCTTTCCTGAGATAATACAACTAACACCAACACAAACCGAGATAATGTTGGCAATAGAGAGCGAACTCTTATCAGTAGGATTTGAAATATCAAATCTTGGTTCAGGCTCATTCTCAATAACAGGAGTACCCGAAGGAAGTGAAGGCTTAAACTATCAAGATTTATTGCTTAAATTCATAGATATAGCAACCGAAACAGGAACAACAGATACCACCCTCTTTAAAAAGAAGATGGTGCAAACACTCGCTTCAAGTGCAGCAATACCCTATGGGCAGGCACTAACCGCAGAGGAGATGGAGTATCTCACACAAGAACTATTTAAATTATCCGAAGCAAACTACACACCCGATGGCAAACCAACCCTCTCGTGCCTGACAAACGAAGAGTTGGAGAAGAGATTTAAATAA
- a CDS encoding TIR domain-containing protein, with translation MAYDVFISYSRKDTAIADKICKTFDSVGITYFINRQGIGGGFDLEVLANAILDSKIVLYLASENSYKSKFTNSVLTFAFNEKPKNSILPYIIDGSNMPPVLRFVFSSINWRTKETHPIETVLLKDILLLLGKSEAEIKTLLQNIVKDEELERKHKAEEQKRKEAERIRIEEERKKEEARKLNNHNGHEYVDLGLPSGLKWATCNVGATKPEEYGDYFAWGEIKPKTTYDWDTYKYCNGTSLSMTKYCTISGLGIEDNKTVLELSDDAANVNWGGKWRMPTRKEKDELRYYCTWEWTTLNGIEGYKVISKKNGNSIFLPAAGSRSDSDLKDAGSDGYYWLSSLDWFLSGYAYGLYFDSSDVLWDYYAGRSYGRPVRAVCE, from the coding sequence ATGGCATACGATGTTTTTATAAGTTATTCTCGAAAAGATACAGCAATAGCAGATAAAATATGTAAAACATTTGATAGTGTAGGAATAACATATTTTATCAATAGACAAGGAATAGGAGGAGGTTTTGATTTAGAGGTGTTAGCAAATGCAATATTAGATAGTAAAATAGTATTGTACTTGGCAAGTGAGAACTCATATAAATCAAAATTTACCAATTCAGTGTTAACATTTGCATTTAATGAAAAGCCTAAAAATAGTATTCTTCCATATATAATAGACGGAAGTAATATGCCACCCGTATTAAGATTTGTATTTAGTAGTATAAATTGGAGAACAAAAGAGACTCATCCAATAGAGACTGTTCTTTTAAAAGATATACTTTTGTTATTAGGGAAGAGTGAAGCCGAAATAAAAACTCTACTCCAAAATATCGTCAAGGATGAAGAATTAGAGCGTAAACATAAGGCAGAGGAGCAAAAACGTAAAGAGGCAGAACGTATTCGTATTGAGGAAGAACGCAAAAAAGAAGAAGCACGTAAACTTAATAATCACAATGGCCACGAATATGTTGATCTTGGCTTACCTTCAGGCTTAAAGTGGGCAACATGTAACGTAGGAGCAACAAAGCCCGAAGAATATGGCGATTACTTTGCTTGGGGTGAGATAAAACCAAAAACAACTTACGATTGGGATACCTATAAATATTGTAATGGCACATCTCTCTCAATGACGAAATACTGTACAATTTCAGGTCTTGGCATAGAAGATAATAAAACTGTGCTTGAATTATCAGACGATGCAGCAAATGTAAATTGGGGAGGTAAATGGCGTATGCCAACAAGGAAGGAGAAAGATGAATTAAGATACTATTGCACTTGGGAGTGGACTACCCTAAATGGAATAGAAGGATATAAAGTAATAAGTAAGAAGAACGGTAACTCTATTTTTCTCCCTGCGGCAGGCTCTCGTAGCGATAGCGATCTCAAGGATGCGGGCAGTGACGGCTACTACTGGTTGAGTTCGCTTGATTGGTTCCTCAGCGGCTACGCTTACGGCTTGTACTTCGATTCGAGTGATGTGCTCTGGGACTACTACGCCGGCCGTTCCTACGGGCGGCCTGTCCGTGCGGTTTGCGAGTAG